A genomic segment from Thermogemmatispora onikobensis encodes:
- a CDS encoding restriction endonuclease subunit S translates to MAAIERHLTRLDAVVETLRRDRIKLKNARAALLRDAVEGKLTEGWRASHPVSEDGQALLRRILAERRARWEAEQLEKMRARGQEPRDDRWKQAYREPAGPDTSTLPPLPPGWCWATVEQLITQLSNGLSQMPSSDPRGYKILRISAVRPMSVDLSQVRYLSLPPDEATNFTIENGDLLFTRYNGSLDFLGIVGVVRKCFEAILYPDKIIRAKATLGEPLVSYLEFAINTGISRFHIESRSRTTAGQRGISGSDIKQTPIPLPPLEEQRQIVAEVERRLTIIQQAEEAIERSLKRAERLRQSILKRAFSGQLVPQDPRDEPASQLLERIQAERARRQREKEGRRPGQRRSRMGAGPGDPSLSGGGPGGVVGSNPQPPEPLDPQQLARPSLWEAESDTGGGEGRSQT, encoded by the coding sequence GTGGCGGCCATTGAGCGGCATCTGACGCGGCTGGATGCGGTGGTTGAGACGCTGCGCCGGGATCGCATCAAGCTTAAGAATGCGCGGGCGGCCCTGCTGCGCGATGCGGTCGAGGGGAAGCTGACCGAGGGCTGGCGGGCGAGCCATCCGGTGAGCGAAGACGGGCAGGCCCTGCTCAGGCGCATTCTGGCCGAGCGGCGCGCGCGCTGGGAGGCCGAGCAGTTGGAGAAGATGCGCGCCCGCGGCCAGGAGCCGCGCGACGATCGTTGGAAGCAGGCCTATCGCGAGCCGGCTGGCCCGGATACCAGCACGCTGCCGCCGCTGCCCCCCGGCTGGTGCTGGGCCACCGTGGAGCAGCTTATTACTCAGTTAAGTAACGGTCTTTCCCAGATGCCAAGCTCTGATCCAAGGGGTTATAAAATACTGAGAATTAGCGCTGTGCGGCCTATGTCTGTGGATCTAAGTCAGGTTAGATATCTGAGTTTACCACCTGATGAAGCAACTAATTTTACAATAGAAAATGGAGATCTCCTATTCACTCGTTATAATGGCAGTTTAGATTTTCTAGGGATAGTGGGCGTTGTACGCAAATGCTTTGAAGCCATTCTTTATCCAGATAAAATTATAAGAGCAAAAGCTACTCTTGGCGAGCCGCTTGTCTCTTACCTTGAATTTGCGATTAACACCGGCATATCGAGATTTCATATCGAAAGCAGATCACGTACGACTGCTGGTCAAAGAGGCATATCAGGGTCCGATATCAAACAGACGCCTATCCCCCTCCCTCCGCTTGAAGAGCAGCGGCAGATTGTCGCCGAGGTAGAGAGGCGGCTCACCATCATCCAGCAGGCCGAAGAAGCCATCGAGCGTAGCCTCAAGCGCGCCGAGCGCCTGCGTCAGAGCATCCTCAAGCGCGCCTTCAGCGGCCAGCTCGTCCCCCAGGACCCGCGCGACGAGCCGGCCAGCCAGCTCCTGGAGCGCATTCAGGCCGAGCGCGCCCGGCGCCAGCGTGAGAAAGAGGGTCGGCGCCCTGGGCAGCGCCGCAGCCGCATGGGAGCCGGACCGGGCGACCCATCCCTGTCCGGCGGTGGTCCTGGTGGCGTGGTCGGCTCCAACCCCCAGCCTCCAGAGCCGCTCGACCCCCAGCAGCTCGCGCGGCCCAGCCTCTGGGAAGCCGAAAGCGACACCGGCGGCGGCGAAGGCCGGAGCCAGACCTAG